In a genomic window of Blastocatellia bacterium:
- a CDS encoding peroxiredoxin, which translates to MAQLNVQIGQPAPDFESVDDRGQPIRLKDFRGQHVVLYFYPKDNTPGCLLEARAFNASLEEFTKRNTVVLGVSTDDVSSHERFRDNCGLRFRLIADSKKTIARTYGALSGLAGLLGLAQRVTVLIDKDGIVRAVWDKVSPRHHPEEVLEKIDELKLAR; encoded by the coding sequence ATGGCTCAATTAAACGTCCAGATTGGTCAACCAGCCCCTGACTTTGAGTCCGTGGATGATCGTGGTCAGCCCATTCGACTGAAAGATTTCCGCGGTCAACATGTCGTGCTTTATTTCTACCCCAAAGACAACACGCCCGGCTGCTTGCTCGAAGCGCGCGCGTTCAACGCGAGCTTAGAAGAATTTACCAAGCGCAACACCGTGGTGCTTGGCGTCAGCACCGACGATGTCAGCTCGCACGAGCGGTTCCGCGATAACTGCGGTCTGCGATTTCGGTTGATTGCAGACTCCAAGAAGACCATTGCGCGCACGTATGGTGCATTGAGCGGACTTGCGGGCTTGTTAGGACTGGCGCAGCGGGTGACCGTACTGATTGACAAAGATGGCATCGTGCGTGCTGTATGGGATAAAGTCAGTCCACGTCATCATCCCGAAGAGGTGCTGGAAAAGATTGATGAATTGAAATTGGCTCGGTAG
- a CDS encoding cold-shock protein: protein MKETGRVKWFNQTKGYGFIERKSGGDIFVHYTAIQADGFRSLQEGEEVSFEVTEGPKGLQASNVSVRR from the coding sequence ATGAAAGAAACAGGACGCGTCAAGTGGTTTAACCAAACCAAAGGCTATGGCTTCATCGAGCGCAAGTCAGGTGGAGACATCTTTGTTCACTACACAGCCATCCAGGCCGACGGCTTTCGTTCCCTGCAAGAAGGGGAGGAGGTCAGTTTCGAGGTAACGGAAGGCCCCAAAGGTTTACAAGCGTCGAACGTCTCTGTGAGACGCTAA
- a CDS encoding M48 family metallopeptidase, protein MRLGRRKLAGLLLALAVIAPAGLSASPKKKPLPINKDPLMIGRRDINKNQINFYSIEKEIALGRQLAAVVEQQLPLLNDPVIAEYVSRIGQNIVLNSDSNFPFNFRVVASDEINAFALPGGFLYINLGVLKAADSEAELAGVIAHEIAHVTARHALENLSKSQLLSLSALPLIFIGGPLGDLGRMGAELGLAAVYFKFSRGAEKEADELSAQYLWACGYDPESLVTFFEKLAARERRVKVSKLFRSHPTTPDRIKHVRKLIAQFPERETYVVNTREFAAIKRDRLSEFGAVAPDIPRSEGQRRPPVLRRGTTQPDHERPTSESRPDTTAPDEHSIDPTSRQAQGRRPPSIVRRTSPEPDEHPTMPDTRPTSEHTDGRQPPRIVRRTSPEEQGEQASSSVNINDQGPSALTRTPPRLRRRF, encoded by the coding sequence ATGAGACTGGGCCGACGAAAACTAGCCGGTTTGTTATTGGCGCTGGCGGTGATCGCACCGGCCGGGCTGTCGGCCTCGCCCAAAAAGAAACCGCTGCCGATCAACAAAGATCCTCTGATGATCGGCAGGCGGGACATCAACAAGAATCAGATCAACTTCTACTCAATCGAGAAAGAAATCGCGCTGGGTCGGCAGCTTGCCGCGGTCGTTGAACAGCAGCTTCCATTATTGAATGATCCGGTCATTGCTGAATACGTCAGCCGCATTGGGCAGAACATTGTGCTCAATTCTGACAGCAACTTTCCGTTTAACTTCAGAGTTGTTGCATCGGATGAAATCAATGCATTTGCGCTGCCGGGCGGATTCCTCTACATCAACCTCGGTGTGCTCAAGGCAGCCGACAGCGAAGCCGAGTTAGCCGGTGTGATAGCTCATGAAATTGCGCACGTAACGGCGCGACACGCGCTGGAGAACCTCTCTAAAAGCCAACTGCTTTCATTGAGCGCGTTGCCATTGATTTTCATTGGCGGGCCGCTTGGCGATCTTGGACGGATGGGCGCTGAGTTGGGACTGGCCGCCGTTTATTTCAAGTTCAGTCGCGGCGCAGAAAAGGAAGCTGATGAGCTGAGCGCGCAATATCTCTGGGCGTGTGGGTATGATCCTGAGAGTCTGGTCACATTTTTCGAGAAGTTGGCCGCGCGTGAGCGGCGGGTCAAGGTTTCAAAGTTGTTCCGCTCACATCCGACAACGCCTGATCGCATTAAGCATGTGCGCAAGTTGATTGCTCAGTTTCCTGAGCGAGAGACCTATGTTGTCAATACCCGCGAATTCGCTGCCATCAAGCGAGACCGACTCAGTGAGTTTGGCGCCGTCGCGCCTGACATCCCTCGCTCCGAAGGCCAACGACGACCGCCCGTGCTACGGCGGGGCACGACCCAGCCGGATCACGAACGCCCTACGTCCGAATCCCGCCCCGATACCACAGCGCCTGACGAGCATTCGATTGATCCGACAAGCAGGCAAGCGCAGGGCCGTCGGCCGCCGAGCATTGTTCGTCGCACCTCACCTGAGCCTGATGAGCACCCGACGATGCCAGACACGAGGCCAACGAGCGAGCACACCGACGGACGACAGCCGCCACGCATCGTGCGTCGCACGTCCCCTGAGGAACAAGGTGAACAAGCCTCATCTTCAGTCAACATCAATGATCAAGGACCATCGGCGTTGACACGCACGCCGCCGCGATTACGCCGACGCTTTTAA